A single Gopherus evgoodei ecotype Sinaloan lineage unplaced genomic scaffold, rGopEvg1_v1.p scaffold_53_arrow_ctg1, whole genome shotgun sequence DNA region contains:
- the LOC115643245 gene encoding olfactory receptor 5A1-like encodes MAMKNQTTVTEFIFLGLSSDPQMQIFLFLVFLVIYLITLGGNIVIMMVIRADSHLHTPMYFFLFHLSFVDICYSSVTVPNALMNFLAEQKIISVNGCIAQMFFFILSAGAESSILSAMAYDRYAAISDPLCYMEKMSKGICVLLESGAWTTAFFYALLNTVFSLKLHFCGSNQIHHFSCEIPPLLQLACTETLTNQVVLLTSVLIFGSSSFLLMLISYIYIISTILRIRSAEGRRKAFSTCSSHLIVVCLLCVTGFLQYTKPSSVSSVVLDEIFSIQYSVLTPMLNSIIYSLKNKEVKTALRKMLGKLKFLK; translated from the coding sequence ATGGCAATGAAGAATCAAACCACAGTGACCGAATTTATCTTCCTGGGACTTTCCAGTGacccacagatgcagattttcctcttcttagtgtttttagttatttacctAATCACTCTGGGTGGTAACATAGTGATCATGATGGTGATAAGAGCTGATTCTCACCTTCACACCCCTATGTACTTCTTCCttttccatttatcctttgttgatatCTGCTATTCCTCAGTCACAGTGCCTAATGCACTGATGAACTTCCTAGCAGAGCAGAAAATTATTTCTGTCAATGGCTGCATTGCTCAGATGTTCTTCTTTATCCTCTCAGCTGGTGCTGAAAGTTCCATTCTCTCAGCCATGGCTTATGACCGCTACGCTGCCATCTCTGACCCATTATGTTACATGGAGAAAATGAGCAAAGGGATTTGTGTTTTGTTGGAGAGTGGGGCATGGACCACAGCCTTCTTTTATGCCCTTCTTAACACTGTTTTCAGTCTGAAGTTGCATTTCTGTGGCTCCAACCAAATCCATCATTTCAGCTGTGAGATCCCTCCTCTGTTACAACTGGCCTGTACTGAGACCCTCACCAATCAAgtggtgcttcttacttctgtTCTAATATTTGGATCAAGCTCCTTCCTCCTCATGCTGATCTCCTACAtttacatcatctccaccatcctgaggatacgctctgcagagggcaggcgtaaagccttctccacctgcagctcccacctgatTGTGGTTTGCCTGTTGTGCGTGACAGGTTTTCTCCAGTACACAAAACCCAGCTCGGTCTCCTCTGTGGTGCTGGATGAAATATTCTCCATCCAGTACAGTGTCTTGACCCCCATGTTAAActccatcatctacagcctgaaaaacaaggaggtgaaaACAGCTCTAAGGAAAATGTTGGGGAAATTAAAGTTTCTCAAGTAA